Within Rhipicephalus microplus isolate Deutch F79 chromosome 9, USDA_Rmic, whole genome shotgun sequence, the genomic segment TATTCGAATGTCATGTCGTTCTTGTCTTACGGAGTTGCTGCATTGCTTACATTAAGACCATCGAATGTAAAGCAAGGCTAGAAAAAGTGCAAAACATTTATGAATTAGAGATTTTGGTGTGGTTCATCGCGAAAAAACAGTTTTTACTAATCTAGAAAATAAACAATTAAAGAAACGGTGACCGATAAGTCTTTTTAGATGAATCACCAGACTAATTGAGTATGAACTACtgattccaagaaaaaaaaacatcggatAGTGTGACACACATCCTTTTCTTTTCACATGATTGACATGACATTCTTCATCACAGATAATTCGCCATGAAGTCCTGCGCCATCTTGGCTCTCCTCATTCTGGGGCATTTGTGTGGTAAGTAAAAACATTGATCTTGGCTCATATTCGTCTTCATTAGACTTATTAACGTCTTTGTTGCCCTTCATTTGATTGGCTGTTCTATATCCGCTGCAGGTTTCGACTTTTGCCTTTGTTTCCGCATAGCTTATTAAATGCATGCGCTAGTGTTAGATAAGCCCAAGTAGTAAGATAATATTTGGCGTCAAACTGAGTGGCTTATAATTCGATGCTTATAAAATTGTCGTATAAGTCCGGATAACTTTTTACTGCCACCTATTTCATCTCAGAAGTACCATTTTGTTGGTTATCTGCACTGATAATTAATCAGACTACCTAGCTCGAGCAAAGTACAGTGCGCTATTTTACGCCAGAATTTTCTGTAGCCGTGCATTAATTTTATTGATACAACGTCGTTATTCAGGCATAAAACGCGTGTCTGTAACAATAGCAGTTCAGACATGCTATTTATTTATGCAATACTACTTGACCACCTTCCACGCATTGATTTGAATGCAAGCCTAATTCATGcatttttcattctttctttcactTCGCGGAACAGAAATTCAAGCAGCCACGCTGAGCAAGCCAGCAATGAGCACGGACGATGCCAAGAAACTCCTCATCGAGAAACTTTCGCATTCCATCATGGAACACCGTGAAGAACTTATTCAGGCTCTTCAGGGAATCAACAGCACAGGCGACGGAACCGACGAGCAGATCCTTCCAGTCCTACTTGTGCCCTTAATTACGGCCATTGCCGGAGGCGTTGTATCCGGAGCTGTTGGAGCCGGTGTGGCCGTAGCAGTTCAGAAAGGCTGAATCTATCTTCTATGGCATTATTTTCAGAACAATAAATTATTATACAACTACAGTCTATAGAAGTGACCTACATAAATTACTACGAACCAAACTGTCACTTGCATACATAAAACGTTTTGCCACAGTCAATCATTTGTGATTTACAATGGGAAGCAAGGTTGACACCCAAAAGGATGCTCTCACTTTATCAACCAGACAAACAAGTACAAAAAAATGTTTCCCTGTTTGAAATTTAGAGTACGCGGATTTCACTGGACAGTGGTAGCATATGCTGCGAAGCATTTTATCGCACCGCACGGTGGCACATTCATTAGGGCTGCTGACACGAATGTTGCGGGGTCCAATCCGGCCACAGTGGTCTTATTTTGAAGGGGGCTATATAGGGGCCCTTGTACTTAAActtaggtgcacgtgaaagaaccccaggcggaCAAAATTTTCCACAGTCCTCCTCTACGATGCGCCTCGTAATCAACATGTGGTTTTTGGCCAGTAAAACCCCAGCGATTATTATCATTAACGCTCTACGCCAGACCTATAGCcggcagcagtttttttttatgaactCCCAATATAAGTGCCGCAGTATTTTATATGATGTTTAGCAAATGGTGGCTCTTTTATACATCGCCAGGTACACATTGTAacaaataatattagaaaaagtGGCATTCATGGTAAAATATTTCGTAAAGTTGCATGTAGATACAGTTTGAATAATTCCACGTAGCGACACTGAAGGCGACACAAAATGATTTCCAGGCGCACAACAATGGAGTTCAAACAAATTTCAGTCAAATGGACACCGATTTTTCAACAAATGAGCCTACATGTAAAAACCGTCacacaacaaaaataaaaattggcaTGACCTTCCGATACGGGGACACAGAATAAATTTACACATGTACAAAGGTACGCTTAATGCAATATGGTCAAATTACATACACATTCAAGAGCGGTCGCTATATTAAATGGTTTACTCAATAATTTACGACAATATTGATCGCTTTGAGAAACTTGTTAAATGCAATTATATGTGTGTTTGataatgtattatttgtgtacgCGGTACCTAGCCGGTGGTAATGTTACCATTGCGGTTTGAAAATCCGGTGACTCACTGAACTTTGCTGCACCAGCGTCACCTCCTCTCCCTTTGGGCCCTGAGTGATGCCCTGTGGGGGCAGTGCTTAATTTCCAATGTTCTGCCTTTCAAATCCAACTTCTCTCGCTCGGTTGGAAATGAcgtcatgaatgaatgaatgaatgaatgaatgaatgtaaaCAACTTGTAATAGGTCCAGCAGGACGCAACCAATTCGTGTTCCCGACTTAGCCGCCTAGTAGGGGCAAATAGGCTCAGCTTATCCGCAACATTTCAGTCGCAAGCGTGCGATTGATTATTTATCGTTGTTTTTGTTCGTAGTATAGAAGGCACACCAATAAAATAGGTCGTGGCCAAATCTACGTGGCCACAAACGCACTTTGGACTCTCCTTAGGAGAAACGTTGTGcaaaaagttggccccgtatctacatgtagtctgcaaatgtcgtcgaaagacgatagtcttgcgtgtggagagatcgagtgaacaaaacatttgtttgatgttcttggcaagaaaatcggcgaatggtattccggaggcgcccccgctagagtgcctcgaacgtgcagcggaggcgaacgagtgcatcaagtcacgtcacacgtgatacgtgagcgccatctggcagtctcttttggaaaacaaagcacgtggccgtgcgcgcccgtctcagatgtgataaggtgtagaacgcgaggcgacgggtaggtgccaccaccatctcgttttagcaaagcgttggaaacactccccgttccgtgcaagcgttgcatggtaagcgcagcgtgataagcgctaaggtccttaaaattacttatgtatgcgttttctagtaacaGATGCATATTcagaatacatacgtgttgttattgtgccgcagacatgcgcaatatttgtttttcattgacaattgcacaagcatgaacgctcgaacttgagcaacataggtggtcgctgcagatggggtcggccgttccaagtacccgatgccagtaagagtggacaaacagacatatgtacagacagagagacggacagaccaaaatttttgcgtcgaaggtccccaagaaagactatcgtctttaaaagttatTTGTGTACGCGGTACCAGCCGGTGGCAATGTTACCATTATGATTTCAAAATCCGGCGACTCCCCccgccctggtggtctagtggctaaggtactcggctgctgacccgcaggtcacgagatcgaacccctgctgtggcggctgcatttccgatggaggcggaaatgttgtaggcccgtgtgctcagatttgggtgcaagttaaagaaccccaggtggtggaaattttcggagccctctactacggcgtctctcaatcatatggtagttttgggacgttaaaacacacaaatcaatcaaatccggCGACTCACTGAACTTTTCTGCACCAGAGTCACCTCCTCTCCCTTTGGGCCCTGAGTGATGCCCTGTATAGGGGCAGTGCTAACTTTTCAATGCTCTGCCTTTCAAAGCCAACTGCTCTCACTTGGTTGGAAATGACGTCATGAATGTGAATGAATTCATGAATGAAAACAACTTGTCCATCAGGACGCAACAAATTCGTGTTCCCATCTTAGCCGCCTAGTCGGGGCAAATAGGCTCAGCTTATCCGCAACCGCATGGGCCCGCCGGCTGACCTGAGGTAGTTGTGGACCGCTTTCCCTGTCTACTTTTTCTGTGGCCTTCAAGTTCCTCATTGTGGGCTCGTAAAAGTCGACATCGAAGCCTCCTTCAAAGTCACAGCCCAACTACCACTCTCATCGTGCTGAGGTTGTCGAAAGCGCAAACACTGCTTTGAGCCCGCCTACACTCTTCAAGCCTATCTTGTGGAAGCACCGCATCTTTGGAATGAATGTTGCCGGCTACGCATAGGCACCTAACTGAGCCACTAAATGACGCCGGTTTCCAAGCGGAGTATTTTGTCTATCTACCTCTCTGACCAAGTAAATAATTCTACTATATGCACCTCACATCCGGAGTGAATGATGTGTGATGGTGCGAAAGACACTTGTAACTGGTAATGTCCATCGGTTTACATCAGCATTAGATAACGTATTTGGGTCAATCTTATCAGTTTTTCTGTTCGCTTCAATGCAAGCATTCTTCAAAATCAGCAACCATCTTGCGGCGCTCGTGTTCGTTTTGTGGTTCCCACGTGCATCCCACCAAATGGTACCATTGTGAAACTCCACGCGCAATAACAGATTACAAAGACGCGTCGGCGCAATCGCTGCCTTCTGTTAGGAATTCGGGTTTgttgcgatggtagcggtggcgaagagcggcgagcagtcgaacggacttcgctgaagccttcgccCGGAGGCGAAATATGGAGGGAATcggtttggaaaacagcaacaagaaggagcaggttgtcgtttgtaaaGCAGAACGAATGACCCtcgccttactttttttttctcttttccaatctttccctccctatatcttttattccccataccccattcctgtgctgacctgttaaggtgtccttgtaaggagagacagttacgggtcggcacttttcttttcttttcttctgttataaccacttatatatacagagccggccagcacgacgatGTCGGCTGGGCCGAATCCCTCTAAACATGGGACCGGCACGGCCTTAATTAACGTTTTGAACTCTTcagcgagaccagttccccggtgTCTGGCGGAGAAGGTGGAGCTTTCCCGGAACGGCACGGTGGCTCGGCGCCGTCTGCGTAGAaggtggcgctgggaggggggggggggggagacagtttgCCGGAACAGCGCTTGATCTCGTGAGAAGAAACGCTCCCGAACGAAgaccatgtctgtggcacaacacttCAGAGAGCATCGATAACGAGCTCGAGCTGCCGGGTTGGCAAGTCCCGCACGTATGAGCGTGCGACTGATGATAAAAACTATGACCGAATGGTAAAAATGTAGATGGTTCCCAAGAGGCCGTATATCTATGCAGCAGTATATCCATAAAATGCACCAAACAGAAGGTCCCGCACAGTGGCCATGGTGCTTTGAGAAACTCACACTGATCCACACTAACATAAACCTTCCGTGTTATACCCCCCCTCCCTTTTCTTTGACTAAGACAGCGTGGAACAGCGCCAGAAGTTTCCTCCATCGTTAGCCTTGATCATACGATGTTCTTGACGACCGGGCACGCAGGGCGGCGATCGCCTATGGCGCCTTGAACGGAAGGCAGCCAGCACTGCTAGATGGGACTTGCGGGTGAAGCTGGTCCCGCACCACAAACATCTTTCTGtaaaaaaatcattttctttcctGTAAAATCTGAACACCTGCGTCCAGATGGGAAATCTTGTtatgagaaggaaaaaaaagaggggaagaaaggaaagaggggaagaaaggaaagagggaagtaaataaataaaggagtgattgaaagaaggaaagaaaagcaGCATGTCCTGCACGTCCACGCTATCTCCTGCTTGCCCCCATTTACCCGGTAGGTCGGGAGGGCACCTGAGATTTCGTATCATTGAACTTCTCACAATTAGAATGCATGCTCACCGGCTATTGTTTAAAGTTATCTTTTGCTGAAttgcaaaaaacagcaaaaaaacttCCATTTGCTCGCAGCTATAAAAATCCAGCCCATTCCCTGTACTTCATCAAAGCAGCTGTCGAGTTCTCAGGGTGAAGATCAAATCAAGCCGACGATTTTCGTCACCGATTTCCTTACGGCATACCTTTAGGTAAGCAAAGTTTTTTCTGTCTATATTGTTACCTTGCAACTAAGTCACACTTAAATGCTAATATAGAGACCTAGTCGGAATAATTGCTTTACGCTCTgaccaaaaaaaaagtttagtggTTAATATCAATGCTGTCGCTGTGTTGGTGGCATGCACGTTGTAAACACTGCCATTCAAATCAATAGTCGAATGTCATGTCGTTCTTGTTTTATGAAATTGCTCCATTGCTTACAATAGGACCATCGAATGTATAGCAAGGCTAGAGCGAAAAGCTTTTATGAATGAGAGATTTTGGTGCGGTACATCGCGAAACACAATGTATATTCTAATCTAGAAAAATACCTAAAGAAGGTGGGACCGATAAGTCTTTCTACGTGAATCACCAGACTGATTGAGCATGATTTACtgattgcaagaaaaaaaaacgttgaaacGTGTGGCACATTTTTTTTCACCTGATTGCCATGACGTCCTTCATCACAGATCGTTAATTCGCCATGAAGTCCTACGTCATCTTGGCTCTCCTCATCCTGGGGCATTTGTGCCGTAAGTACAATAATTGATTTTGGCTCATCTTCGTTAGACataccaacgtttttagatactgccAATATCTAAAAACGTTGGACATATTAACGTCTTTGCTGCCTTTCACTTGATTTTCTGTTCTAAATCCGCGGCAGGTTTCGTAATTTGCCTTTGTTTCTGTATAGCTTATTAAAGCCATGCGGCAGTGTGAGGTAAGCCCAAGTGGTAAGACAATAATTGGCGTCAAATTGAGTGGCTTATAATTCGATGCTCATAAAATTGTAATATAGGTCCGGATAACGTTTGTACAGCCGTCTATTTCATTTCAGAAGTTTCGTTTTGTAGAAGCGCATCGTTTTCTTTGTTGGTCCTCTGCACTGATAATTAATCAGACTATCTAGCTCGAGCAAAGTACAGTGCGCTATTTTACGCCAGAATTTTGTATAGCCATGCATTAATTTTCTTGATACAACGTCGTTATTGAGGCATAAAACGCGTGTCTGTAACAATAGCCGTTCTGACATGCAATTTATTTATGAAATACTATTTGACCACCTTCCACGCATTGATTTGAATGCAAGCCTAATTCATGCGTTTTTCATTCTTTCTCTCACTTCGCGGAACAGAAATTCAAGCAGCCACGTTGAGCAAGCCAGCAATGAGCACGGACGATGCCAAGAAACTCCTCATCGAGAAACTTTCCCATTCCAATATGGAACACCGTGAAGAACTTATTCAGGCTCTTCAGGGAATCAACAGCACAGGCGACGGAACCGACGAGCAGATCCCTGGTGTCCTGCTGCCCTTACTTGTGGCCATTGCCGGAGGCGTTGTATCCGGAGCTGTTGAAGCTGGTGTAGCGGTAGCAGTTTCGAAAGGCTGAATCTATCTTCCATGGCATTATTTTCAGAACAATAAATTATTATACAACTACAGTCTATAGAAGTGACCTGCATAAATTACTATGAACCAAACTGTCACTTGCATACACAAAACGTTTTGCCACAGTCAATCATTTGTGATTTACAATGGGAAGCGAGGTTGACACCCAAAAGGATGCTTTCACTTTATCAACCAGACAAACAAGTACAAAAAAGTGTTTCCCTGTTTGAAATTTCGAGTATGCGGATTTCACTGGACAGTGGTAGCATATGCTGTGAAGCATTTTATCGCACCGCATGGTGGCACATTCATTAGGGCTGCTGACACGAATGTTGCGGGGTCCAAACCGGCCACA encodes:
- the LOC119163407 gene encoding uncharacterized protein LOC119163407 isoform X2, producing the protein MKSYVILALLILGHLCQIQAATLSKPAMSTDDAKKLLIEKLSHSNMEHREELIQALQGINSTGDGTDEQIPGVLLPLLVAIAGGVVSGAVEAGVAVAVSKG
- the LOC119163407 gene encoding uncharacterized protein LOC119163407 isoform X1, whose translation is MKSCAILALLILGHLCEIQAATLSKPAMSTDDAKKLLIEKLSHSIMEHREELIQALQGINSTGDGTDEQILPVLLVPLITAIAGGVVSGAVGAGVAVAVQKG
- the LOC119163407 gene encoding uncharacterized protein LOC119163407 isoform X3; translated protein: MKSCAILALLILGHLCEIQAATLSKPAMSTDDAKKLLIEKLSHSNMEHREELIQALQGINSTGDGTDEQIPGVLLPLLVAIAGGVVSGAVEAGVAVAVSKG